The Pararhizobium sp. IMCC21322 sequence AACTCTCCAGCGCCATAGCAGGCGGGCTGATCATCGCGACAATTCTCACACTCATCGTGACGCCTGCAATGCTGATGTTGGGAGAAAAACGCAAAGAGCGGCATCTCTCTTCGGAAGGCGCGGTGTAGCAACGATTGGGCAGTGCAAAACAGTCAATCCGGCTTCTCACTCCTGTCATAATCCAAAAAGTAAGGGCCCCTCTTAAAGAGGAGCCCTTAAATGGGAAGACTTGGAGGTCATGGAGTTCCCGGTCGTCAGGTGGCACCACCGATGCGCTCTGCGCAGTTGAAGGTCACACCGCTGACAGTGACTTCCAGACTGGCATCATAGACAGAACCGGAAGACAGCATCATACGGCCCAATTGGAGCGGCTCTCCGGCGTCTGCCCGGAAATTGCTGCCCTGTGACAGATTGGTACTGCCGGAACGCCCGGCGCTTTTGACCTTGAAGCGATACTGACCATTGATGGATG is a genomic window containing:
- the csgH gene encoding curli-like amyloid fiber formation chaperone CsgH: MTRFSKHMVSGSAALLALSLTGVALAGTNTDNASDDPISCEIKATENRGMITLETMIHSDTSINGQYRFKVKSAGRSGSTNLSQGSNFRADAGEPLQLGRMMLSSGSVYDASLEVTVSGVTFNCAERIGGAT